TGCGAGTGTCTTCCTGACCGGGTCCGCTAATGATAAGAGGCGTTCTGGCTTCATCGATAAGTACAGAATCTGCTTCGTCTACTATTGCATAATCCAGTCCCTGCTGAACAATGTCCTCTAGGCTTAAAGCCATGTTATCCCGTAAGTAATCAAAACCAAATTCATAGTTTGTCCCGTAAACTACATCAGCCGCATAAGCCGCCTTTTTTTCTTCGGTAGTTTGGTTGCTGTGAATGTAGGCAACTGTCAAACCAAGTGCTTCATAAACAGGCTTCATCCAATTAGCGTCACGTTTTGCCAAATATTCGTTAACAGTCACAACATGCACTTTGTGACCAGAGACAGCCATGGCGTAAACGGGCAACGTGGCAACCAGTGTCTTGCCTTCCCCGGTCTTCATTTCCGCTACTTTACCTTCAAACAGCACCTTACCACCTATAAGCTGTACATCAAAATGTCGCATGTTGAGCTGCCGTCGAGCTACTTCTCTGACCACTGCAAACATCTCAGGGAGTAGTTCATCCACCGACTGACCTTTATCAAGTTGATTCTGAAAATACGTTTTTTTGTTGTGAAGGTCCTCATCGGATAACTGCATCATTGCAGGCTCAAAAGCATTTACTTTATATGCGAAATCAAAATACTTTTTCAAATGTCGATCCGATGAGGATCGCCCGAACCACTTGAACATTACTCAGTCAATACCTCTATAACACCGTAACCACGTTTCTTTCTCTTATACACGATTTTAGGGTTGCCTGTATCAGGATCCATGAACACGAAGAATGTATGACCCAATGACTCCATTTGCAGTACGGCCTCTTCCTCGCTCATGGGTAGCACAACAAATCTCTTGCGCCGCTCAATAAGTGGTTCCTCAACCTTCTCTTCTCCGAGGAGAGAACCTACGTTCAAAGTCGTTGTTTTCTCTACCTTTCCACCCTGACGTGAATCAAATAGCTTTTCTTTGAAACGCTTTATGTT
The genomic region above belongs to Coprothermobacter proteolyticus DSM 5265 and contains:
- the hpf gene encoding ribosome hibernation-promoting factor, HPF/YfiA family: MVKDENVKIDMVGKNIELTAAIKQYIEEKIGRVYRYFDPILGVKVVVEKERQAREPVFDVEVTLDANGRLIRAEVEDPDLYAAIDKAADKLESNIKRFKEKLFDSRQGGKVEKTTTLNVGSLLGEEKVEEPLIERRKRFVVLPMSEEEAVLQMESLGHTFFVFMDPDTGNPKIVYKRKKRGYGVIEVLTE